CAGGTATTGCTCTAAGACTGACATAAGTGTTGATTAAATAATTCTCACTGCAGTCATCACCACAGTCTATTCCTCCTGGGTCACTTATTACCCTTCCACTTCCAGCACCTGCCTTAGTTATTGTAAAGTTTTTTGTCTCAGAAGACTGGATAAAATTTGCTAGGCGGTGGTTATCTGAATAAATTGATATTCCACAATAATTGTTGTGAGAGCANNNNNNNNNNCAGTTTTTGTCTGAATCAATAAATATTCCACAATTGTTGTAAGAGCAGCTTGAACAGTCTCCTTCCCAGGAATCAAAGACATAACCAGCACCTGGCTGAGCATCTAACCAAAGATAGTCTCCATAATTATACACTTCTGTACAATCAGTACCACAGTCTATTCTTCCATCATTGGATGTTACTTTACCTTCGCCAGTCTTTGTGATGGTGAGAGTATGTAGTACAGGAGGTACAGAGAATGCTGCTGTACAGTTTTTATTAGAATCCATTATTATGGTGCAGCTAATATTATTCCCACAGCCTGAGCAATCACCACCCCATCCTGTAAATGCATAGTAAGCATTAGCAGTAAGGGTAATTTGAGTACCTTGAGCATAAGAGTGTGTGCAATCTGTACCACAATATATTCCATCAGCCCAGACAATGCCGTATTCAGGATTTATTAATGATACATTAAGAGTATAGTTATAATTTATTGCAGGACACTGCTGGTATGTTATAAAAGCAAGATCATCCTGGCCGAGGGATATATCCGGTAATGTTATTGGATCAAGCTCCGTTTCTGTAGCAGAGGTATCTTCTGGTGTTATAATATGAGAGGTTACTTGAAGAGAAGCATCACCATAAATCAGGCATGGCTGTTCTATCTCACCATTATAGCTGAGCTTTGCAATCAGTATATCCTGCCAGTTAATGCTATAGGCACCTGCAACTAAATAGCCATTTTCTGTAAGAGCAATTGCATTAAGCTCATCACCCTGATATCCGCTATCTATATATTTCTGCCATAAAATGCTTCCATCAGTTCCACTAATTTTTAATAGCACACCATCCCTCGGATTCTGGGATGTTGAATAGGAAAGGCCTGAAATAAGTATATCATCTCCATGCACAAGCATATCCATTATCTCTTCCTCTCCACTTCCACCATAACTCTTTGCCCATTCTACAATACCAGAACTGCCAATTTTTATCACAAGAAAATCAGGATTATTGTTATACACTCCCATAGCACCAACAACAAAGCCATTTTCTGTAACCTTTACAATCCTGCCAAGACCAGGTCCATATTTTTTCTGCCAATCTATTGTGCCATCTTGCTTAATCTTCAGTACCCAGATATTTGCACTCTGGAGCTCTCCATCCTGGTCAAATGTCACATCAGTTGCACCTGTTGCAATATAGCCATCTGAGGTTTTATCAATGCCAAGTATTCCATCAATAATATCAGGATCACCATACAGGGTAAGACTTATTAAAGCACCATTCTCTTTAGAGACTTTCATGATAAAGCCATCACAATCAGTATCTGTGCAGAAGGTTCCCGAGGCTATATAACCACCTTCCTCTTCTGCCAAACCTGCAAAGAACTCACCCTGTATCTCTTTTTGCCATTGAATATTCAGGTCAGAGCTAAGTTTAAAAAGTATAAGCCTTCTTACATTATCGTCTTCACTCTCTCCTGCTATGAGAAAACCTCCATCTGATGTCTCTATAATTTCATCAGGATAATCATTCATCTGGTTATTATCATACCTTTTAGACCATAAAATCCCACCTGATGGACTTATCTTTGTGATTAATATGTCTCCATTCGTCTCACCTGCAAGTATATAATTCCCATCACTGGTAGGTTTAAGTGTGCCTCCTGCAGGCATTTCTGTGGTATCCATACCGCCAAAGGTCTTTAGCCAGTAGTCCTGTGCAGGGGCATTAATAGAAAAAAGGCAGATTAAGAAAAAAGAGAAAAATACTGTCTTACCCCACTGAAACCTCTTCATAGCACACCTCCAAATAAAACTATGAAGGTCATTCTACGGTGAGAAATACCAGAATTTAGGAAAAATGTCAAGTGAAATTTTTTTAATATATATATTGGTATATATTGGGAATGTTTATATGGGTGAGGAGAAACTCGCCCATTCTATTTACTCTGTTAATTTATGGACTTATCTTAAAGAACTCATCTGTTTGCTTCCCTGTATTACCAAAACCTTTTTGGTCATCTAACCATGTACCTCGTAGCAGAGTTGATACAGAAGGTATAAACTGTGAATAATTACCTAAATTCACCCTCTATCTCTAAAAATAAGTTTAAAATTTTCACAACACTATTTCTCCATCATCGCAACCACAGAGCCGATGAGTACCTTTGTCTTTAGCATTACAGGTCTTCTGCTGCTGTCATCACTGAGCCAGATATAAATATCTCCTTTTCTGTAAAATATGCCTTCTGACTGCATGAGTGGCTTTATAACTATGGTATTCACTTCTTTATCCTCTATCTTTATCTTCTCCTTTCTTAAGACCTGTACTTCAACATTCCAGACCTTTTTGCTGTCAAAAACTGTGATATAGATAGACCTGCCTGGCTCAAGGGGCATGAATCTTATATAAAAGAAGGCGGAAAGGGGGTCAAATACTTCACCAGGTATTTTTGCTTCATGGATTTCATTTCTTAAATTGTTTTTATATATTGCCATATCTCCTTTGAAGATAACTTCTTTGTCCCTTCTGTATTTGCCCTCTTTAAGTTTAATCCTGTAATGAAGGGGTCTTCCAGGATAAAGGCCATCCACTGGCTCAAGTATTGTTTCCACAAGGTCATCAACCTCATAAAAAAGAGATATAAATGAAGCAGAACGAACTCTTGAAAATACCCTTATCCTCTCTCCATCTCTCTTTATTCCAAGCCAGGCAGTGCCTGCCCTTATACCTTTCCAGGAAAGACTGTACTGAAAGGTCTCATCATAATTTCTGCTAAGAGAAGAATTGATTATTCTGTCCTTCTCATTAATGGTCTCAAAAGAAAGGGCAGCTAAAGGGAAGGCAAATATTAATTTTAAAATGAAAAACAATAGCCTTTTTTTTCCGTTAACTTTAATAATTTAGTCTCCTTATGTCATTTATATTTTACAAAATTATATAAAATTCAATTCTGTAGCTTTTAATGCCAATTTCCTACCTGATAGCCATAAACCTTGATGCAGCTTGAAAGGACAAATTCAATGGCAGAACTGTCCCAACTGACTCCATAACTTTTATAAAAAATATTCCCATATCATAAATTTAAAAGTCAACTAAAGCATTTAGAGTTGAGGTTAAAGCAAGCCTTAAGTTATAATAAAAATGCATTCTATCGCGGGGTGGAGCAGCCTGGTAGCTCGTCGGGCTCATAACCCGAAGGTCGGAGGTTCAAATCCTCCCCCCGCCACCATAACTATCCTGAAGCAATAATCTCTTAATCTTCGACCGAGTTTCTCCGATATTTGTTACATATATTGCGGGTCTGTCAATAACAGGACATTTTGCCTCGCAGATTCCACAGCCAATACATAGCTCAAGGTCCACATGGGGCTGCTGAAGCTCAATCCTCTTACCATCCCTGTTTTTCACTGTAACCTTCTCAAACCATATTGCCTTTTTTGAAGTAGGGCATACCTCCTCACAGACTATGCAAGGTATTGCATGTGCCCAGGGAAGGCAGCGACCTTTATCAATCATTGCAAGACCTATTTTTGTCTTCAATTTTTCTTCTAAGGATAATCTCATTATTGCACCTGTTGGGCAGACCTGCCCGCAGAGTGTACATCTGTATTCACAGTATCCCAGTTTTGGCACAAGCACAGGTGTCCATAATGCCTCAATTCCTCCATCAAGAAGAGCTGGCTGCAGTCCATTTGTTATGCAGACCTTCATGCACTCACCACATCTAACACATCTTTTTAAGAAGTCCCTCTCCTCAAGGGAACCCGGTGGCCTTATGAGTTTCGGGTTAATAAATTCATCTCTTGAAAAAGGGTTTATCCTTATGACAGGTACTGTTATCAGACCTGAAGCAATTGATATGAAAACATGCCTCCTATTTAGATCAATAGAAATTGCTTTTTCCTTAAAAAATCCTGCACTTACAGCTTTCTGTGGACAGAGGTCATCACAGTTAAAGCAATGAAAACATTCATCCTGAAGCCACTCTTTTGAACTTTTTATTGAAGCACTAGGGCAGTTTCTTTCACATACTCCGCAGGAATTACAATCCTCGCTTATGGACCTTTTAAGCATAGAATATCTTGCAAAGATTCCAAGGAGTGCTCCAAGAGGACAGAGATACCTGCACCATACCCTCCTTTCAAAAAAATTTAATCCCATTATGGCAAGAAAGATTATTCCGATAAAAAGTCCCTGTCTGTAAAAGGGCTGTTCAAAGGAGAGGACAGTATTTTTTAATCCAGAATATATGAGCTCTGAAAGCTCAACAATACCTTTTATATTCAGTGAATAAATAAAGTCAAAAAAAGCCCTGATTCCATAATTGAAGGCTGGATAGATGCTGATGGATAAGGACCTTATAAGAATTGAAAGGGGATCAAGAATGCCGGAGAGCTGCAGGCCAAGTATGGAAGTGGCAAGTATAAAGAGAAGAATATAATACTTGAGCCTGAATATCTTTAATCTATAGACATCTCTTCTTTTCTTTCCTAAAAGGCTCACTATATTGTTCAAGGTGCCCAATGGACATATCCAGCCACAGAAGACCCTTCCGAGGATAAGGGTAAATAAAAGGGTCATAAGTGATAGATAGAATAATTTAATTACAGTCTTTGAACTTAGGAGGGTGCTGAGGAATATTAAAGGGTCAAAATCAAGGAATATCTTTACGGGATATCCGAGTTCATCAAAACCCTTTGATTCTGTCTGAATGAAAAGATAGAAAAAAAGGAACAGAAATAAAGCCTGAGAAAACCTTCTAAAATTCTTCAGCCTTAAATAACTCTTTAATCCCAAGGCTAAACCTTTATTCTTTTTATAATTAGTCTAGAAAGGTCACTCCTACCGAGTCCTCTCTGAGAAGCTATCTTTACATAACCAAGCTCTTCACCTTTCATCCCAAAAAGGGTCGCACCAAAGGAATCTACTGCAACCTGATCGATTCCTGCAATTACGGTATTGAGAATTCTTACATCCTCAAGATTTCCTCCCTGTGGACCGTTTCTTATGAGTATCCTTGTTGCATCAAGTACTGTGAGTGAAGGTTTTATAACCATTGAAAGGTCAGCAAGGCTCTCATCAAGCCCTGGTGAATCTGACTTCTTGAGCCACCCATTATGCCCATCCAGTTCTTCATTGACATGGTGAGTTTTGCAAGGCCGTGGTGTTTTGCGATGGGAATGTTTATTACTTTATCTGCCTCAAAGACCTCTGTATAAAGGGGCCAGGTCTTTATTGCCTCACCATTTATCGTAACTTCTCTGAATTTCCTGTCATCAACGTAAATCACGTCTGCGCCTTCCTTTTTTGCCGCCTCCATTATGCCGCTCTGGACGTAGCAGCGTCTTGGATCATTAACTGTCCTGTCAAAGACCTTAACCTTCTTTGCACCGGCCTCAAAGCAGAGTCTTACAACTGAGGCAACTACCTCAGGATTTGTATTTGCTGCATATTCTGGTGTTCTGTCCCATGCCATATTTGGTTTTATAACAACAATATCTCCCCTTGATATGAATCTCCTTATTCCTCCCAGTGCATTAATAGCAGCCTCAGTAATCTTTGAATAAGAAGTGCCTTCAGCAACTGCGAGATCAGGTGTTTCTTCAGCCATTATCTTTTCAATTGAAAAGCCATTCATCCTGAGGCACGCAAGGCCTGTAACTGTGAGTTTTATGAATTGCCTCCTGTTCATGATCCCTCCTATTTCTTCCTGTATACCACCACCCCATTATAATATTCAGGGACAAACAGGTTTGTTTTACCTGTAATGCTCTCGCAAGAACCCAGAATAAGATAACCATCCACAGCAAGGGATGCATGGATATTTTCCAGTATCTTTATTATAGCCTCCTCTGTCATATATATAAATACATTTCTGCAAAATATCATATCCCTATTCATAAACTCAAGAAATATATTTCTGTCAAGAATATTTCCTGTTCTGAAATCCACAATCTTTTTGTACACATCCCTTATCCTGTAAAACCTGTCTTCCTTTATAAAATATTTTTTCAAGGGAATCTCTTTGTTCCTGAAAGAGTTATCTGTATAAACAGCCTCCTTTGCCTTTTTTACTGCTCTCGGATCAAGGTCAATACCTGTAATAATCACCTCCCTGCCAGGGAAAAGAATCCCCTTTTCATAAAGAAGTATGCTCAAAGTATAGACCTCCTCTCCACTTGAACAACCAAGGGAGAGGATTTTAAGTTTCTGCCTTGTTCTTGAGAGCTTCTTCAACAGTTCTATTGAGACCTCCAGCTGTGGCATCTCCCTGAAAAAGTAGGTTTCCTTATTGGTAACAGAACTTACAAGAAGAAAGAGCTCTCTGTTTGAAAAACCATCGAGCGTCCGGGACAGATATTCGTCAAGTGAAAGTCCGGTTATTTTAAGTCGCTCTTCGATAAATTCTTCAAGGATATCTGCCTTTTCTTCCCTGAAGGCTATACCAAAATCTATCGTGATTCTCTCTCTGAGAATTTTTAATTCCCTATCTGATAATAATTTCATCTGACCAAGCCTGTACTGACCGGGCTCTCCTTTCCGGAGTAAGCCCGAGACATGACATCGATAAACCTTGAAAATAAGAGCCTCTTATTATCTCCAGACAGGACGATCTTCCTGTTACCGAGAGAGGCAATGGGAATACCCGAGCCTCTCAGAATTTCAAGAATTCTATTCATCTCTTCACTGGAGATTTCTTTTCTATATTCAATCTCCAATCCCTTTCTTACCGAACCAATTCTCAGAATGTCAGCTCTTTTCATGAATATCTTTGCCCTTATAATCTCAAACAGATTCCTTACCTCATCTGGTGGATCACCGAACCTGTCCCTGATCTCTTCCTCGATTTCTTCGATCTCTTCAGTAGTTTTTGTCATGGAGAGTCTTCTGTAAAGACTCATCCTCAGGTGTATATCTTCCACATACTCTTCAGGTATCCTTGCAGGTATGGAAACCTCAATGACAGGTTCTATCTCTTCCTCTATGCTTTCACCTTTCAATTCCCTGATTGCCTTTTCAAGGAGCTCTGAATATAGCTCAAAACCAACAGTATTTATATGACCGGACTGCTCCTTTCCGAGGAGATTACCTGCACCTCTGATCTCAAGATCTGTCATGGCAAGCCTTATACCAGCACCGAGATAACTCAGTTCTGATATTGCCTCAAGTCTCTTCTTCGCTGCTTCTGTGAGGCTCTCATTGCCAGGAATGAGAAGATAACAGTACGCCCTGACATTACTCCTGCCTACTCGACCTCTCAGTTGATAAAGATCTGCGAGTCCCATCTCGTGAGCCCTGTTTATGATTATTGTATTTGCACTTGGTATGTCTATACCAGAGCCGATAATATTTGTGCATACAAGTATATCAATCTTTTTATCAATGAAAGCCAGCATCATATCCTCTGTAAGCTTCTCGTCCATCTCACCGTGGGCTATGGCTACTTTTGCTCCAGGGACCAGGTCCTCTACGAATCTTTTTATCTCTTCTATATCCTTTATCCTGTTATGTACAAAAAAGACCTGACCTCCCCTGTGAAGCTCATGCTCTATTGCTTTTTTTATGATCTCTCTATCAAAAGCGGATATTATGGTCTTAACAGCATATCTCTCTTCAGGCGGTGTTTCTATAATGCTCATGCTCCTTAAACCTGAAAGAGCCATCTGCAGTGTTCTGGGAATCGGCGTTGCTGTAAGCACAAGAACATCCACTCCCTTTTTCAGCTCCTTCAGCCTTTCTTTGTGTTTTACTCCAAATCTGTGCTCCTCATCTATTATGAGAAGACCGAGGTCAAGGAATTTTATCTTTTCAGAAAGAAGGGCATGAGTACCTATGATTATATCTATCTCACCCATGGCAAGTGCCTCAATGGTTCTTTTCTGTTCAGCAGGACTCTTGAGTCTTGAGAGATAATCTATCCTCACAGGAAAGGCAGAAAACCTCTCTTTGAAATTCCTTAAATGCTGCTCACAGAGAAGGGTTGTGGGCACAAGTACAGCAACCTGCTTATGGTCATAGACTGCCTTAAAAGCTGCTCTCATGGCAACCTCTGTCTTTCCGAAACCAACATCGCCGACTATTAATCTTTCCATAGGTCGGGGAGATTCCATATCATTAATTGTCTCTTCAATTGCTCTTAACTGATCCGGAGTCTCTCTGTATTCAAAAAAACTCGCAAATTCCCTGTGAAGTTCGCCCTCAGGACTGAAGGCATGACCTATGGATATCTCCCTCTCAGCATAGAGCTTTATAAGCCTCTCTGCGGTCTCCTTTATCCTTGCCTGAACCTTTTCTTTTGTCCTTTTCCATGTCTTCCCTCCGATTGAATCTATCCTGGGAATCACACCTTCCTGGGCCCTGAACTTGTGAACCATGGAGATGTTTCTTACAGGAAGAAGAAGCCTTGCACCATTACTGTACTCAATTATTAGAAGATCCTCTATGACATCCTCAACCTTCAATCTCTGAACTCCCCTGTATATGCCTATTCCGTGAACTTTATGGACTACAAAATCTCCCTCCTCGAGGTCATCCACCTCATTAAATATCCTTGAGAGTCTGTATCCTGGATACTGCCTATATGGAAGTGCAACAGGCCCGAATATCTCCTGCTCACTGAGTATCATTAGCCCGCTGAGATGAATTCCCGAAGAGGGACTTTCATTAAGAAGACATATCCTTCCATCATATCTCATACACTGAGATATGGAAATAAGAGGAATCACTATACCCTTTTCAAAAAAGATGTCTTTCAGTCTCTTTGCCTGAGAAGGGGTTCTCGTTGAGATTATAACTGAATTTTCCCTTAAAAGGGGTTTTATTGCCTCTGGAAGCTCATCAATAGATTTTCTCTCATTATAAAGAAGACCAAGTCCTGTAAGACTCAGACCACCTCCGTCAATTCCATCAGCACCAAATGGAAGGCTGCTGAGTACTACAGAATTTTCTGGTAATCTGTCAGAGCCAGAGACCTCTTCATCGATAAACAACAGGGCATCCTCAAGATTTAAGACCCTCAGAAATTCTGAAAATCCCGTACCTCTCTCAGGACTCCCTGCAGGGAAAAGACGAAATTCTTCAATTTCTTTAACAGACTTCTGGGTCTCTACGTCAAATATCTTTATGGATTCTATCTCGTCTCCAAAGAATTCTATCCTGAGGGGAGAATCACCTGTTGATGGATAAACCTCTAGAGCAAAACTTCTGAGACAGAACTCACCCCTGTTTATAACAATTGTAGCCTTTCTGTAGCCAGTCTTTATTAGATTATCTACAAGCTTCAGTCTCTCTATCTCCATTCCTTTTTTAAGATGGATGGTATCCTTTTTGAGAACCTGGTCATTCCAGAAAGGTATATCAAGTATCTCTTCTGAACAGAAAAGACTTCCCGCCCTCTTATTGAATAAAATCTCCGACCTTATACCCTCTGAATAGGGATCATCTCCTGATGGGACAAAGATAAGGTCATCTGTTTTTAAACCGAAAAGCCTTCTGTAAAAAAGGGCATCCTGAAAAAATCTCCTTGCACTTTCCTCATTACTGTCAATCCATATAAATCTTTCATCTATCAGGGAAAGAAAAAATTGCCTGAGGGATCCTCTGAGGTTAAAGATCTTTCTTTTTGAAGGAGAAAGGTCCTTAAGAAGATCTTTAAATCTCTGGCTGTAAGATCTCAGGATTTCTGATATACCGTGTTCTTCTTTACCTATCTCCTGAGAATTAATCCTGAGCTCCTGCATAACAAGACCTTTATGGTTTATAATAGCATAATGTCCAAAGATGAGAAAGCCTTTGAAGAGATTTATCTCTGCCCTCTCTGCGGAAGGGAGCTCGGTCAGGAAGAGCGGTCTCAAAATGGCTGGCTCTGTAAATGCGGAGAGTTCATACCCGAAGGAACACAGGTTAGCTCTTTTACCGGTTCTAGTGACAGGCTAAGGGGAGAACTCCATAAAAGGATAAGGTCATGAAAAAAGGTTATTACGGTCAGTTTGGAGGAAGATTTGTTCCTGAAACACTTATTCCTGCACTTGAGGAACTGGAGAGGAATTTTCAGAGATTTAAAAAAGACAGAGATTTCCAGCGGAGTCTTGAGAGGCTCCTTGAAGAATATGTTGGAAGGCCAACACCTCTTTATTTTGCAAAGAATCTAACAGAAAAAATAGGAGGTGCAAGGATATACCTTAAAAGAGAGGACCTGTGCCACACCGGTGCTCACAAGATTAACAATGCAATAGGTCAGGCTTTAATTGCAAAACTCTCAGGTAAAGAGAGAATTATTGCAGAGACAGGTGCGGGACAGCATGGTGTAGCAACGGCAACAGGTGCAGCACTTCTAGGACTGAAATGTACCATTTATATGGGCTCTGAGGATATGAAAAGACAGGCACTGAATGTCTTCAGGATGAAGCTCCTCGGTGCAGAGGTAATAGAGGTATCCTCTGGCTCAAAAACACTTAAGGATGCCATAAATGAGGCATTGCGAGACTGGACAACAAATGTCAGGAATACCCATTATGTCCTCGGAACAGTATTTGGTCCCCATCCCTATCCTGAGCTTGTAAAGTATTTTCAGTCAGTGATAGGAAGGGAGGCAAGAAGACAGATACTTCTGTTTGAGGGAAGACTTCCTGATATGCTGATTGCCTGTGTTGGAGGTGGAAGTAATGCTATGGGACTTTTCAATGCCTTTCTCAAGGATGACATAAAAATGATAGGTGTTGAGGCAGGTGGAAAGGGCATTGAGACAGGACTTCATGCAGCAAGGTTTGCTGGTGGAAGTGTAGGTGTCTTTCAGGGAGCAAAGAGCTATGTTCTTCAGGATGAATATGGTAATATCCTCGATACCCATTCTGTCTCAGCTGGTCTTGATTATGCATCCGTTGGGCCTGAACATGCCTATTTAAAAGAACTCGGAAGGGTCCAGTACACCTATGCCCTTGATGAAGAGGCACTTGATGCCTTTGAGCTTCTCAGCAGTACAGAGGGTATCATTCCTGCTCTTGAGTCCGCCCATGCAGTTGCAGAGGCAGTAAAGCGGGCACCTGAACTAGGTAAGGACAGAATTATTATTGTTAATCTTTCCGGAAGGGGAGACAAGGATGTTGAACAGGTATCAAGATTAAGACCAAGATAGATGAGGATTGATAATATGAAGATACTCAAACACAAGGATGAGATTGAGAGCTTCATTAAGAGACTTGAACAGAGGATGCTTGAACCACCTGAGGATATTGTTAATTCTGTAAAAATTATTCTTGATGATGTAAAAAGAGATGGCGACAGGGCACTCCTTGACTATACCAGGAGGTTTGACAGGATAGAATTAAAGACCCCTCTCCTTTCAGTAAAAAAAATAAAAGAGGCTGCAAAAAAAGTTGAAAGGCCTGTCCTCAGGGCACTTGAGTTTTCGGCAAAGAGAATAAGAAGATTTCATGAAAAACAGAAAGAAAGCTCATGGTCATACAGGGAAGGTGGTGTTCTTCTTGGCCAGATAATAAGACCCCTTGAGAGGGTTGGAGTATATGTGCCAGGTGGAAGGGCAGCCTATCCCTCCACTGTACTTATGAATGTAATACCGGCTCAGGTAGCAGGTGTAAAGGAAATCGCAGTAGTAACACCAACACCTGATGGAATAATCAATCCCTATGTAATGGCAGCAATTGAAATGCTCGGGATAAAAGAGGTCTATCAGGTTGGTGGAGCCCAGTCAGTTGGAGCCCTTGCCTTTGGTACAGAAACGATTAAGAGAGTTGACAAGATTGTCGGACCCGGTAATATCTACGTAGCCCTTGCTAAGAGAATGGTCTTTGGAATTGTTGATATTGATATGATAGCAGGTCCAAGTGAAGTGCTTATCATAGCAGACAGAAGTGCAAGACCTGATTTTATTGCAGCAGATCTCCTGAGCCAAGCAGAGCATGACGAAAACGC
Above is a genomic segment from Thermodesulfovibrionales bacterium containing:
- the hisD gene encoding histidinol dehydrogenase yields the protein MKILKHKDEIESFIKRLEQRMLEPPEDIVNSVKIILDDVKRDGDRALLDYTRRFDRIELKTPLLSVKKIKEAAKKVERPVLRALEFSAKRIRRFHEKQKESSWSYREGGVLLGQIIRPLERVGVYVPGGRAAYPSTVLMNVIPAQVAGVKEIAVVTPTPDGIINPYVMAAIEMLGIKEVYQVGGAQSVGALAFGTETIKRVDKIVGPGNIYVALAKRMVFGIVDIDMIAGPSEVLIIADRSARPDFIAADLLSQAEHDENASSVVLTDSLLLAEKIKVEIDRQLKELKRKDIALTSLQRYGAIILTKNLKMAAELANSIAPEHLELMVKKPKELLPLIKNAGAIFMGSWTPEPLGDYVAGPNHTLPTGGTARFSSPLGVYDFIKRSSLIECTKNGFRRLAPYVEEIAEVEGLEAHARSISVRKNLKNRSEEDQIPCK
- the trpB gene encoding tryptophan synthase subunit beta yields the protein MKKGYYGQFGGRFVPETLIPALEELERNFQRFKKDRDFQRSLERLLEEYVGRPTPLYFAKNLTEKIGGARIYLKREDLCHTGAHKINNAIGQALIAKLSGKERIIAETGAGQHGVATATGAALLGLKCTIYMGSEDMKRQALNVFRMKLLGAEVIEVSSGSKTLKDAINEALRDWTTNVRNTHYVLGTVFGPHPYPELVKYFQSVIGREARRQILLFEGRLPDMLIACVGGGSNAMGLFNAFLKDDIKMIGVEAGGKGIETGLHAARFAGGSVGVFQGAKSYVLQDEYGNILDTHSVSAGLDYASVGPEHAYLKELGRVQYTYALDEEALDAFELLSSTEGIIPALESAHAVAEAVKRAPELGKDRIIIVNLSGRGDKDVEQVSRLRPR
- a CDS encoding 4Fe-4S binding protein; the protein is MGLKSYLRLKNFRRFSQALFLFLFFYLFIQTESKGFDELGYPVKIFLDFDPLIFLSTLLSSKTVIKLFYLSLMTLLFTLILGRVFCGWICPLGTLNNIVSLLGKKRRDVYRLKIFRLKYYILLFILATSILGLQLSGILDPLSILIRSLSISIYPAFNYGIRAFFDFIYSLNIKGIVELSELIYSGLKNTVLSFEQPFYRQGLFIGIIFLAIMGLNFFERRVWCRYLCPLGALLGIFARYSMLKRSISEDCNSCGVCERNCPSASIKSSKEWLQDECFHCFNCDDLCPQKAVSAGFFKEKAISIDLNRRHVFISIASGLITVPVIRINPFSRDEFINPKLIRPPGSLEERDFLKRCVRCGECMKVCITNGLQPALLDGGIEALWTPVLVPKLGYCEYRCTLCGQVCPTGAIMRLSLEEKLKTKIGLAMIDKGRCLPWAHAIPCIVCEEVCPTSKKAIWFEKVTVKNRDGKRIELQQPHVDLELCIGCGICEAKCPVIDRPAIYVTNIGETRSKIKRLLLQDSYGGGGRI
- the mfd gene encoding transcription-repair coupling factor yields the protein MQELRINSQEIGKEEHGISEILRSYSQRFKDLLKDLSPSKRKIFNLRGSLRQFFLSLIDERFIWIDSNEESARRFFQDALFYRRLFGLKTDDLIFVPSGDDPYSEGIRSEILFNKRAGSLFCSEEILDIPFWNDQVLKKDTIHLKKGMEIERLKLVDNLIKTGYRKATIVINRGEFCLRSFALEVYPSTGDSPLRIEFFGDEIESIKIFDVETQKSVKEIEEFRLFPAGSPERGTGFSEFLRVLNLEDALLFIDEEVSGSDRLPENSVVLSSLPFGADGIDGGGLSLTGLGLLYNERKSIDELPEAIKPLLRENSVIISTRTPSQAKRLKDIFFEKGIVIPLISISQCMRYDGRICLLNESPSSGIHLSGLMILSEQEIFGPVALPYRQYPGYRLSRIFNEVDDLEEGDFVVHKVHGIGIYRGVQRLKVEDVIEDLLIIEYSNGARLLLPVRNISMVHKFRAQEGVIPRIDSIGGKTWKRTKEKVQARIKETAERLIKLYAEREISIGHAFSPEGELHREFASFFEYRETPDQLRAIEETINDMESPRPMERLIVGDVGFGKTEVAMRAAFKAVYDHKQVAVLVPTTLLCEQHLRNFKERFSAFPVRIDYLSRLKSPAEQKRTIEALAMGEIDIIIGTHALLSEKIKFLDLGLLIIDEEHRFGVKHKERLKELKKGVDVLVLTATPIPRTLQMALSGLRSMSIIETPPEERYAVKTIISAFDREIIKKAIEHELHRGGQVFFVHNRIKDIEEIKRFVEDLVPGAKVAIAHGEMDEKLTEDMMLAFIDKKIDILVCTNIIGSGIDIPSANTIIINRAHEMGLADLYQLRGRVGRSNVRAYCYLLIPGNESLTEAAKKRLEAISELSYLGAGIRLAMTDLEIRGAGNLLGKEQSGHINTVGFELYSELLEKAIRELKGESIEEEIEPVIEVSIPARIPEEYVEDIHLRMSLYRRLSMTKTTEEIEEIEEEIRDRFGDPPDEVRNLFEIIRAKIFMKRADILRIGSVRKGLEIEYRKEISSEEMNRILEILRGSGIPIASLGNRKIVLSGDNKRLLFSRFIDVMSRAYSGKESPVSTGLVR
- a CDS encoding protein-glutamate O-methyltransferase CheR, whose translation is MKLLSDRELKILRERITIDFGIAFREEKADILEEFIEERLKITGLSLDEYLSRTLDGFSNRELFLLVSSVTNKETYFFREMPQLEVSIELLKKLSRTRQKLKILSLGCSSGEEVYTLSILLYEKGILFPGREVIITGIDLDPRAVKKAKEAVYTDNSFRNKEIPLKKYFIKEDRFYRIRDVYKKIVDFRTGNILDRNIFLEFMNRDMIFCRNVFIYMTEEAIIKILENIHASLAVDGYLILGSCESITGKTNLFVPEYYNGVVVYRKK
- a CDS encoding DUF3108 domain-containing protein — its product is MFFILKLIFAFPLAALSFETINEKDRIINSSLSRNYDETFQYSLSWKGIRAGTAWLGIKRDGERIRVFSRVRSASFISLFYEVDDLVETILEPVDGLYPGRPLHYRIKLKEGKYRRDKEVIFKGDMAIYKNNLRNEIHEAKIPGEVFDPLSAFFYIRFMPLEPGRSIYITVFDSKKVWNVEVQVLRKEKIKIEDKEVNTIVIKPLMQSEGIFYRKGDIYIWLSDDSSRRPVMLKTKVLIGSVVAMMEK